The window GGATCTTGATCTCGCCGCGAAGGCCGTGAGTGCCCTGGACCTGCCCGACGACGACTCTGGCGGCGGCGGACATCGCTATTCGGCGTCGGCGTTTCTGTCGCCGGTCTCGGCGACGTCGACTTCGACGCTGTCTCCGCCCTTGACGGAGGAGACGCGGACGATCTGACGGATGGCGTTGATGGTGGCGCCGCGGCGGCCGATGACGCGGCCGGTGTCTTCCTCGGCGACGTGGATCAGCACGCGGAGGACGCCTTCGGCGTCCTTTTCGGCGTTGACTTCAACCGCTTCGGGCTTGGTCACGAGCGAGACGGCGATGGTTTTGACGAGAGCCTGGTAATCCATCGGCATCACTCGGCTTTCTCGGAGAACTTGGCCCAGACGCCGGCTTTCTTGAGAAGCGCGCGGGCCGTGTCGGACGGAAGAGCGCCGTTGCGGAGCCACTTCACGGCGGACTCCTCGTTGATC of the Pyramidobacter piscolens W5455 genome contains:
- a CDS encoding KH domain-containing protein, which translates into the protein MPMDYQALVKTIAVSLVTKPEAVEVNAEKDAEGVLRVLIHVAEEDTGRVIGRRGATINAIRQIVRVSSVKGGDSVEVDVAETGDRNADAE